A region from the Campylobacter blaseri genome encodes:
- a CDS encoding DoxX family protein produces the protein MQAIEALFEKIDNKDLALLFVRLGLAITILFHGYHKLTHGVGHLQEDLIALGIPGVIAYLAYLGEIVAPIMLLIGLFSRAASAFIIGTCIFIFMVRWGNGTFMISPKTGGLVIAEAYLYLSSALCIFFAGSGKYAIKKD, from the coding sequence ATGCAAGCAATAGAGGCGTTATTTGAAAAGATAGATAACAAGGATTTGGCTTTGCTTTTTGTAAGACTTGGTTTAGCCATTACTATTTTGTTTCATGGCTATCATAAACTTACTCATGGTGTTGGTCATCTTCAAGAAGATCTTATAGCTCTTGGAATTCCTGGTGTTATAGCTTATTTAGCATATCTTGGTGAAATTGTGGCTCCAATTATGCTATTAATTGGACTTTTTAGTAGAGCAGCTAGTGCATTTATCATTGGAACTTGCATATTCATATTTATGGTAAGATGGGGCAATGGTACATTTATGATTAGCCCTAAAACAGGCGGTCTTGTTATAGCAGAAGCATATTTATATCTTTCTAGTGCGCTTTGCATTTTTTTTGCAGGAAGTGGAAAATACGCAATCAAAAAAGATTAG
- a CDS encoding dicarboxylate/amino acid:cation symporter — MSRILTSLPFKLILAITLGIFLGQAVDEPVMKVAITLKYILGQIIIFCVPLIIIGFIAPSITKLGKNASKVLFIAVSIAYVSSVGAAVLSMTAGYIIIPMLSIVTNPAGLQELPDLVFKLSIPQIMPVMSALFLSILVGLSAAWTKAEAMTKLLDEFQAMVLKIVVKVIIPLLPFFIGLTFMVLSYEGSITTQFFVFLKIIAIVLIGHFIWLFVLYSMAGVYSGKNPIEVIKHYLPAYLTAVGTMSSAATLAVALDSANKSSVLRKDMVSFGIPLFANIHLCGSVLTEVFFVMAVSQILYGAIPPLSMMIIFCFLLAVFAIGAPGVPGGTVMASLGLISGFLGFDETGVALMLTIFALQDSFGTACNITGDGALTLAMTGYADKHDIKDKIDIIEMG; from the coding sequence ATGAGTAGAATTTTAACAAGTTTGCCATTTAAGCTAATATTGGCAATAACTTTGGGTATATTTTTAGGGCAGGCTGTTGATGAGCCCGTGATGAAAGTGGCTATCACATTAAAGTATATCTTAGGACAAATTATTATATTTTGTGTTCCACTTATCATTATAGGTTTTATAGCACCATCTATTACCAAACTTGGTAAAAATGCTTCAAAAGTTTTATTTATAGCCGTTAGTATAGCTTATGTATCATCTGTTGGAGCAGCTGTATTGTCAATGACTGCAGGTTATATAATAATTCCAATGCTTTCAATAGTAACAAATCCAGCAGGTTTACAAGAACTACCTGATTTGGTATTTAAGCTAAGTATACCGCAGATTATGCCTGTTATGAGTGCACTTTTTTTATCTATATTAGTTGGGCTTTCAGCTGCTTGGACAAAAGCTGAAGCTATGACTAAACTTCTTGATGAATTTCAAGCAATGGTTTTAAAAATAGTTGTTAAAGTTATCATACCACTATTACCATTTTTTATAGGTCTTACATTTATGGTTCTTTCATATGAGGGAAGCATAACAACACAATTTTTTGTCTTTTTAAAGATAATTGCAATAGTTCTAATAGGGCATTTTATATGGCTTTTTGTATTGTATAGCATGGCAGGAGTTTATTCAGGTAAAAATCCTATAGAGGTTATAAAACATTATCTTCCAGCTTACTTAACTGCAGTTGGAACAATGTCATCAGCTGCAACTTTAGCAGTTGCACTTGATTCTGCAAACAAATCATCAGTTTTAAGAAAAGATATGGTAAGTTTTGGAATTCCACTTTTTGCTAATATACATTTGTGCGGTTCGGTTTTAACAGAGGTGTTTTTTGTAATGGCAGTATCTCAAATTTTATATGGTGCTATTCCACCGCTTTCAATGATGATTATTTTTTGTTTTTTACTTGCTGTGTTTGCCATAGGTGCTCCAGGAGTTCCAGGAGGTACTGTTATGGCTTCGCTTGGATTAATATCAGGATTTTTAGGTTTTGATGAGACAGGGGTTGCTTTAATGCTTACAATTTTTGCACTTCAAGATAGCTTTGGAACTGCTTGTAACATTACAGGAGATGGTGCTTTGACGCTTGCTATGACAGGATATGCAGATAAGCATGATATTAAAGACAAAATAGATATTATAGAAATGGGTTAA
- a CDS encoding MalY/PatB family protein, with product MKYDFKNYIDKTNTGSFKWNLMRLKGKNIEKGIIPFSVADMEFKIAPQIIKSLKDTLDKPHLGYTKPDEKYFKSIIKWFKKRHEFQIKKEWILISPGIVIALFSAVRAYTKKGDGVIIMTPVYPPFYNSISMNERKIIENKLIFKNNRYEIDFKDLEEKAKDKNNKMLILCSPHNPVGRVWSKEELIKIGKICLQNGIVVVSDEIHCDLIMKDYKHTVFSSISKEFADISVTCTAPSKSFNIAGLQASNLIIKNKKLREKFSNELKKQGLTGLNSFAYIATKTAYNKCEDWLNDAIEIIGKNEKKVHRFFKKYIPQISACKLEGTYLMWINLRNLNLSEEEIENILINKAQIFANKGLMFGKNGEGFIRLNIACPTRDLKKALRRLKTALENII from the coding sequence ATGAAATATGATTTTAAAAATTATATAGATAAAACGAATACAGGTTCTTTCAAGTGGAATTTAATGAGGCTCAAAGGTAAAAATATAGAAAAAGGGATAATTCCCTTTTCTGTTGCTGATATGGAGTTTAAAATAGCCCCTCAAATAATAAAAAGTTTAAAAGATACCCTAGATAAGCCACATCTAGGGTATACAAAACCTGATGAAAAATATTTTAAATCAATTATAAAATGGTTTAAAAAAAGACATGAATTTCAAATAAAAAAAGAGTGGATACTTATAAGCCCAGGTATTGTTATAGCACTTTTTTCAGCAGTTAGAGCTTACACTAAAAAAGGAGATGGTGTTATTATTATGACTCCTGTATATCCACCTTTTTATAATTCTATTTCTATGAATGAAAGAAAAATAATTGAAAACAAATTAATTTTTAAAAATAATAGATATGAAATTGATTTTAAGGATTTAGAAGAAAAAGCAAAGGATAAAAATAATAAAATGCTCATTCTTTGTAGTCCGCATAACCCAGTAGGAAGAGTTTGGAGCAAAGAAGAATTAATAAAGATAGGCAAAATTTGTTTGCAAAATGGTATTGTTGTAGTTAGTGATGAAATTCATTGTGATTTGATTATGAAAGACTACAAGCATACTGTATTTAGTAGTATTTCAAAAGAATTTGCTGATATTTCGGTAACATGCACAGCTCCAAGCAAAAGTTTTAATATAGCAGGGCTTCAAGCTTCAAATTTAATTATTAAAAATAAAAAATTAAGAGAAAAATTTAGTAATGAATTAAAAAAACAAGGCTTAACAGGATTAAATTCATTTGCCTACATAGCAACAAAAACAGCATATAATAAGTGTGAAGATTGGCTTAATGATGCTATAGAAATCATAGGAAAAAATGAAAAAAAAGTGCATAGATTTTTTAAAAAATATATACCACAAATTAGTGCTTGCAAGCTTGAAGGGACATATCTTATGTGGATAAATTTAAGAAATTTAAATTTATCAGAAGAAGAGATCGAAAATATCTTAATAAACAAAGCTCAAATTTTTGCAAACAAAGGATTAATGTTTGGAAAAAATGGAGAAGGTTTTATTAGATTAAACATAGCTTGCCCTACAAGAGATTTAAAAAAAGCACTAAGACGCTTAAAAACAGCATTAGAAAATATTATTTAA
- a CDS encoding OprD family outer membrane porin has product MKLCKLSLIIILNISICSTLTAKDSLAEAFQNGELKGELKAWYWHRDNSQKYNANVTNFAIELGYKTDNFYGFYLGATFQANSTPWINNKAKELFIKEQYASGAILSEAYIGYNFYKTDIKIGRQYIDTPIASGSLTRIFKESFQGVTIQSNYLENTLLYAGYIDKFQGRTSATYDITDTGDAPKFHNSMTLGGASDKTYKFNNAWYAGMSNSSLQNLKISAAYGRINNVKFGVNKKYDLGIYYTELNYDLAINDVKLGFDFSYRGSNSDYEQYDGSLFDIRARFSFLNGISGLVATTTVSDKASVITGMGLGVSTYTFLPIRGPFIFSTQAGTDTYKFQLNYDFSKIGVQNLKTSAQYVTAKRKDNWKNNIDYDGYALTASYKIPKVQGLNLNLVLSSLDIKNKNLQKKTEIDEIWFKLGYKF; this is encoded by the coding sequence ATGAAATTATGCAAACTAAGCTTAATTATAATTTTAAATATCAGTATATGTTCCACTTTGACTGCTAAAGATTCTCTAGCTGAAGCTTTTCAAAATGGAGAGTTAAAAGGTGAATTAAAAGCATGGTATTGGCATAGGGATAATAGTCAAAAATACAATGCCAATGTAACCAATTTTGCAATAGAACTTGGTTATAAAACAGACAATTTTTATGGTTTTTATTTAGGTGCAACATTTCAAGCAAACTCTACTCCTTGGATAAACAACAAAGCAAAAGAACTATTTATTAAAGAACAATACGCCTCTGGAGCTATTCTTTCTGAAGCATATATAGGATATAATTTTTATAAAACAGATATTAAAATAGGTAGACAATACATAGATACCCCTATTGCCTCAGGAAGCCTTACGAGAATTTTCAAAGAGTCTTTTCAAGGAGTTACAATTCAAAGTAACTACTTAGAAAATACTTTATTATATGCTGGTTATATTGATAAATTTCAAGGAAGAACAAGTGCTACATATGATATAACCGATACCGGCGATGCTCCTAAGTTTCATAACTCAATGACTCTTGGTGGCGCTTCAGACAAAACCTATAAATTTAACAATGCTTGGTATGCTGGTATGTCTAATTCTTCACTTCAAAATTTAAAAATTTCAGCTGCATATGGTCGGATTAATAATGTTAAATTTGGAGTAAACAAAAAGTATGATTTAGGGATTTACTATACAGAATTAAACTATGATTTAGCTATAAATGATGTAAAACTTGGCTTTGATTTTTCTTATAGGGGTTCTAATAGCGATTATGAACAATACGATGGTAGTTTATTTGATATAAGAGCTAGATTTAGTTTTTTAAATGGCATTAGTGGTTTAGTGGCTACTACAACAGTTAGCGATAAAGCTTCTGTTATTACAGGCATGGGGCTTGGAGTAAGCACATATACATTTTTACCTATAAGAGGTCCCTTTATATTTTCAACTCAAGCCGGCACAGACACTTATAAATTCCAACTAAATTATGATTTTTCAAAAATTGGTGTTCAAAACTTAAAAACTTCAGCCCAATACGTAACAGCAAAAAGAAAAGATAATTGGAAAAATAATATAGATTATGATGGTTACGCGCTTACAGCGTCATATAAAATACCTAAAGTACAAGGACTAAATTTAAATCTTGTTTTGTCATCTCTTGATATAAAAAATAAAAATCTTCAAAAAAAGACTGAAATTGATGAAATTTGGTTTAAGCTCGGCTATAAATTTTAA
- the yedE gene encoding YedE family putative selenium transporter, with product MNNFKWQIIAGGSLGLLATILVYFGNPGNMGICAACFLRDTTGALGFHSASIVQYIRPEIIGLIFGGFIASIFWTKEFSSSTGSSPFIRFLLGIFAMIGCLVFLGCPWRAFLRLGGGDMTAIAGFLGIAAGVGVGMFFKKNGYSTTTTIKLPVSIGLLPVLITILLLLALIFNLKLGENAAIFTSIKGPGAQHAPILISLVLSIAVGMLMQKSKFCSVGAFNKLYRGDFSMFAGIISLIVFASISNFALDQYKFGFTDQPIAHNNYIWNFLGMMLAGLCFSLSEGCPGKHLVQMGSGNLNSAIFILGMMAGSAIAHNFLLASSPKGITQFAPYAILLGFIFVIYIGLFYKQYR from the coding sequence ATGAATAATTTTAAATGGCAAATAATTGCCGGTGGTTCTCTTGGCTTGTTGGCTACTATTTTAGTATATTTTGGAAACCCTGGCAATATGGGAATTTGTGCAGCCTGCTTTTTGCGTGATACAACAGGAGCTTTAGGCTTTCATAGTGCTAGCATTGTTCAATATATAAGACCAGAAATTATAGGTTTAATATTTGGAGGCTTTATAGCTAGTATTTTTTGGACTAAAGAATTTTCAAGCTCAACGGGTTCATCTCCTTTTATACGATTTTTATTAGGTATTTTTGCGATGATTGGATGTCTAGTATTTTTAGGTTGTCCATGGAGGGCTTTTTTAAGGCTTGGAGGTGGAGATATGACTGCTATAGCTGGTTTTTTAGGTATTGCTGCTGGAGTTGGTGTTGGTATGTTTTTTAAAAAAAATGGATATAGCACGACAACAACCATAAAACTACCAGTATCTATAGGGCTTTTGCCGGTATTAATAACCATCTTATTGCTTTTAGCATTAATATTTAATTTAAAACTTGGAGAAAATGCAGCTATATTTACATCTATTAAAGGACCCGGTGCTCAGCATGCTCCTATTTTAATATCACTTGTTTTAAGCATTGCAGTAGGAATGCTTATGCAAAAAAGCAAATTTTGTAGTGTTGGTGCATTTAACAAGCTTTATAGAGGTGATTTTTCTATGTTCGCTGGTATAATTAGCTTAATAGTATTTGCTTCTATTTCAAATTTTGCACTAGATCAATATAAATTTGGTTTTACAGATCAACCAATAGCTCATAATAACTATATTTGGAATTTTTTAGGAATGATGCTTGCTGGACTTTGCTTTAGTTTAAGTGAAGGGTGTCCTGGAAAACATTTAGTTCAAATGGGGTCAGGAAATTTAAACTCCGCAATCTTTATATTAGGTATGATGGCAGGAAGTGCTATAGCACATAACTTTTTACTAGCTAGCTCTCCAAAAGGAATAACTCAGTTTGCACCATATGCAATTTTACTTGGCTTTATATTTGTAATATATATAGGGTTGTTTTATAAACAATATAGATAG
- a CDS encoding transglycosylase SLT domain-containing protein — protein sequence MKFKIIFLLMLFVKTIYAYTYEEIIYTIADVAKKQAVSSGILYTIVKIESNFNPFAISFLTNKENAIYFKNLETKNISIKASPYSLNKNKWIVSISPINEEYAKEITKLLVKNGFNIDVGLGQLNSFNFKDNEIDMVFNPTYNLTKCAKVLRKCYKAKNKDIQKTIECYNYGMRNRNSNPYYKRFYKHYMEEFKKRAK from the coding sequence ATGAAATTTAAAATTATTTTTCTGTTAATGTTATTTGTAAAAACAATTTATGCCTATACCTATGAAGAAATCATATATACTATAGCAGATGTAGCAAAAAAACAAGCAGTTTCTTCTGGAATTTTATATACGATTGTCAAAATAGAAAGTAATTTTAATCCTTTTGCTATAAGCTTTTTAACAAATAAAGAAAATGCCATATATTTCAAAAATCTTGAAACAAAAAATATATCAATTAAAGCAAGTCCATATAGTCTAAATAAAAACAAATGGATAGTATCTATAAGCCCTATAAATGAAGAATATGCAAAAGAGATAACAAAACTTTTGGTTAAAAATGGTTTTAATATTGATGTTGGGCTTGGGCAGCTAAATTCTTTTAATTTTAAAGATAATGAAATAGATATGGTCTTTAATCCAACATATAATTTGACAAAATGTGCAAAAGTGCTAAGAAAATGCTACAAAGCAAAAAATAAAGATATTCAAAAAACAATAGAATGCTATAACTATGGTATGAGAAATCGCAACTCAAACCCATACTATAAGAGATTTTATAAACACTATATGGAAGAATTTAAAAAAAGAGCAAAATAA
- a CDS encoding phage minor head protein has translation MRTIYAKSRYTGQMLSSATHFRYTAVMDNLTRAKHRGMHNLVLPKTDPFWDTNYPPNGWNCRCQVEAITLSEAKRRGLKVREDSNGINGIADIDFAYNPGKTDKLDEILAKKKDRFKLNTKLTSKEVNAILKDLGNFTKQKDLYVWKKGLNDMVDEVIVKNNQKTPLNVVQVGLLSKFISETASKLLNKEVKSGGMILTKKELSHARPQRKEAYNHAFRVEEMKEIVDVLNDENRAYVDLRDKHKNIVFIFEDKKDKTKLNLIPIEISKFHKKFKMKNYVITLDKADKEDIFGFIKGKKIQKIKQ, from the coding sequence ATGAGAACAATCTATGCTAAAAGTAGATATACAGGGCAAATGCTAAGCAGTGCAACTCATTTTAGATACACAGCAGTTATGGACAATCTAACAAGAGCAAAGCATAGAGGTATGCATAATCTAGTATTGCCAAAAACGGATCCTTTTTGGGATACAAACTACCCACCAAATGGTTGGAATTGTAGATGTCAAGTGGAGGCTATAACTTTAAGTGAAGCTAAAAGAAGAGGTTTAAAGGTAAGAGAAGATAGCAATGGTATAAATGGTATAGCAGATATTGACTTTGCTTACAATCCAGGAAAAACAGATAAATTAGATGAAATTTTAGCCAAGAAAAAAGATAGATTTAAACTAAATACAAAGCTAACTAGTAAAGAAGTAAATGCTATCTTAAAAGACTTAGGAAATTTCACAAAACAAAAAGATTTGTATGTTTGGAAAAAAGGACTTAATGATATGGTTGATGAAGTTATAGTAAAAAACAACCAAAAAACACCACTTAATGTAGTTCAAGTTGGGCTTTTATCTAAATTTATAAGTGAGACAGCAAGTAAGCTACTAAACAAAGAGGTTAAAAGTGGTGGAATGATACTAACCAAAAAAGAACTCTCACACGCTAGACCACAAAGAAAAGAGGCATATAATCATGCCTTTAGAGTTGAAGAGATGAAGGAAATAGTAGATGTTTTAAATGATGAAAATAGAGCATATGTGGATTTAAGAGATAAACATAAAAATATAGTATTTATTTTTGAAGATAAAAAAGATAAAACAAAGCTAAATTTAATACCGATTGAAATAAGCAAATTTCATAAAAAGTTTAAGATGAAAAACTATGTTATAACATTGGATAAAGCTGATAAAGAAGATATTTTTGGTTTTATAAAAGGAAAAAAAATACAAAAAATAAAACAATGA
- a CDS encoding phage virion morphogenesis protein, whose product MSIKVKGLKEVQDKLHKLSHLGGDIEPFLADTGEILRNEIEDSFEKQSSPFGKQWKALKESTKKYKDKKGYSSNVLRKSGDLADKWEIKTTNTSVRVFNALKSKGYVYGLVHQFGTNKAGRGKNTTIPARPFLPISKKGFLKKELKDEIKKDCINYIKDILA is encoded by the coding sequence ATGTCTATAAAAGTAAAAGGACTTAAAGAGGTTCAAGACAAACTACATAAATTAAGCCATTTAGGTGGAGACATTGAACCATTTTTAGCAGATACTGGTGAAATTTTAAGAAATGAAATAGAGGATAGTTTTGAAAAACAAAGCTCGCCTTTTGGCAAACAATGGAAAGCCTTAAAAGAGAGCACTAAAAAATATAAAGATAAAAAAGGCTATAGTTCAAATGTATTAAGAAAAAGCGGAGATTTAGCTGATAAATGGGAGATAAAAACAACCAATACAAGTGTTAGAGTATTTAACGCTTTAAAAAGCAAAGGCTATGTTTATGGTTTAGTTCATCAATTTGGCACAAACAAAGCTGGTCGTGGCAAAAACACAACCATACCAGCAAGACCATTTTTACCAATTAGTAAAAAAGGATTTTTAAAAAAAGAGTTAAAAGATGAGATAAAAAAAGACTGCATTAACTATATAAAAGATATTTTAGCCTAG